A DNA window from Gammaproteobacteria bacterium contains the following coding sequences:
- the hslO gene encoding Hsp33 family molecular chaperone HslO — MTQRDSDVLSRFVFERTNVRGELVHLDATWRAILERRDYPVPVRELLGQAMAAAALLVTTIKFNGSLILQIQGDGPVSLIVVQVKSDRTLRGLAHWTDPVLAGPLAQLVGKARLAITIDQGGDRERYQGIVALETEEHLAHAFRDYFERSEQLATRLWLAASDTRAAGMLLQTLPGETEDADAWNRVVQLAATLTEQELLELPQRDVLHRLFHEEDVRVFEPEPVSFRCTCTRERIEAVLRSLGYDEVQGIIAEQGRVSVDCEFCNQNYTFDPVDVEKLFAASAHQPTVPPTRH; from the coding sequence ATGACCCAACGCGACAGTGATGTGCTCAGCCGGTTCGTCTTCGAACGCACCAACGTGCGTGGCGAGCTGGTGCATCTGGATGCGACCTGGCGCGCGATTCTGGAGCGCCGCGACTACCCCGTGCCGGTGCGCGAGCTGCTGGGCCAGGCGATGGCCGCGGCCGCGCTGCTGGTGACCACCATCAAGTTCAACGGTTCGCTGATCCTGCAGATTCAGGGCGACGGCCCGGTGTCCCTGATCGTGGTACAGGTCAAGTCCGACCGTACCCTGCGCGGGCTGGCACACTGGACCGATCCGGTACTCGCCGGACCGCTGGCGCAGCTGGTCGGCAAGGCCCGGCTTGCGATCACCATCGACCAGGGCGGTGACCGCGAGCGCTACCAGGGGATCGTCGCGCTCGAGACCGAAGAACATCTGGCGCACGCCTTCAGGGATTATTTCGAGCGCTCCGAACAGCTCGCCACGCGCCTGTGGCTGGCGGCCAGTGATACGCGCGCGGCCGGCATGCTGCTACAGACGCTGCCCGGTGAGACCGAGGATGCCGATGCCTGGAACCGTGTGGTGCAACTCGCCGCTACCCTCACCGAGCAGGAACTGCTGGAGTTGCCGCAGCGCGATGTGCTGCACCGGTTGTTCCACGAGGAAGACGTGCGGGTCTTCGAGCCGGAGCCGGTGAGCTTCCGCTGTACCTGCACCCGCGAACGCATCGAGGCCGTACTGCGCAGCCTGGGCTACGATGAGGTGCAGGGCATCATCGCCGAACAGGGGCGGGTCAGCGTCGACTGTGAATTCTGTAATCAGAACTACACCTTCGATCCAGTGGACGTGGAGAAGCTGTTCGCAGCCTCCGCGCACCAGCCGACGGTACCGCCGACGCGGCATTGA
- a CDS encoding HAD-IIB family hydrolase — protein sequence MPERLLLCSDLDRTLLPNGPQPESPQARPLLRQLAGHPGVILAYVSGRHLALIEQAIAEYDLPRPQFAVGDVGTSIYRTVGGEWRLWEQWSQHIAADWPGHTAADLAGLFADIDAIVLQEPGKQGRFKLSYYADPALDHAVLLADMHRRLQARGLRASLVWSVDETTATGLLDVLPAAATKLGAVRFLMAELGVDAAHTLFAGDSGNDLPVLTSGIPAVLVANAIPEVREEAEWAAQEAGHADRLYVARGGFLGMNGNYTAGVLEGLAHFHPQWVERLAQVR from the coding sequence ATGCCCGAACGCCTCCTCCTCTGCTCCGATCTCGACCGCACCTTGCTGCCGAACGGCCCGCAGCCGGAATCGCCGCAGGCACGACCGCTGTTGCGGCAGCTGGCCGGGCACCCGGGCGTGATCCTCGCCTATGTCAGCGGTCGGCATCTGGCGCTGATCGAGCAGGCGATCGCCGAGTATGATCTGCCGCGGCCGCAGTTCGCGGTCGGTGACGTGGGCACCAGCATCTACCGCACGGTCGGTGGGGAGTGGCGGCTGTGGGAGCAGTGGTCGCAGCATATCGCCGCGGATTGGCCCGGCCATACGGCGGCGGACCTCGCGGGCCTGTTCGCCGACATCGACGCCATCGTTCTGCAGGAGCCCGGGAAGCAGGGCCGCTTCAAGCTGAGCTATTACGCCGACCCCGCGCTCGATCACGCGGTGCTGCTCGCCGACATGCACCGGCGTCTGCAGGCCCGCGGCCTGCGCGCCAGTCTGGTGTGGAGCGTCGACGAGACCACCGCGACCGGGCTGCTGGATGTACTGCCCGCCGCAGCGACCAAGCTGGGGGCGGTGCGCTTCCTGATGGCGGAACTGGGTGTGGACGCGGCCCACACGCTGTTCGCCGGTGATTCCGGCAACGACCTGCCGGTACTGACCAGCGGCATCCCCGCGGTGCTGGTGGCGAATGCGATTCCCGAAGTGCGCGAGGAAGCGGAATGGGCGGCACAGGAGGCCGGACACGCCGACCGTCTGTACGTCGCCCGCGGCGGCTTTCTCGGTATGAATGGCAACTACACGGCCGGTGTGCTGGAGGGACTGGCGCACTTCCATCCGCAGTGGGTCGAGCGGCTGGCGCAGGTACGCTGA
- a CDS encoding MgtC/SapB family protein translates to MPWFDTLIVLSFDALTPLLAALVTGGLIGLERTAHGRPAGFRTHALVCVTSSLLMLVTTHQLHFMGNVPLEAIRIDPTRMGQGIMTGIGFLGAGVVMKEGLSIRGLTTAASIWMTAAIGILLGLTFYVPAILATLISLMVLSLFRWVENAIPALHYGKLTVRFEHDSIMPQTALQELIVQHGITPANPSYALKDDSDTFEYVMVIRTRKRDNYRRLAESLTNLTQVREFSIETTGD, encoded by the coding sequence ATGCCCTGGTTCGATACCCTGATCGTCCTGTCCTTCGACGCCCTCACGCCCCTGCTCGCCGCGCTCGTCACCGGCGGCCTGATCGGACTGGAACGCACCGCCCACGGCCGGCCCGCCGGCTTCCGCACCCACGCGCTGGTATGCGTCACCTCCAGCCTGCTGATGCTGGTCACCACGCATCAGCTGCATTTCATGGGGAACGTACCGCTCGAGGCCATCCGCATCGATCCGACGCGCATGGGCCAGGGCATCATGACCGGGATCGGCTTCCTCGGTGCGGGCGTGGTGATGAAGGAAGGCCTGAGCATCCGCGGCCTGACGACCGCCGCCTCGATCTGGATGACCGCGGCCATCGGCATCCTGCTGGGGCTGACGTTCTATGTGCCGGCCATACTGGCGACGCTGATCAGCCTCATGGTGCTGTCGCTGTTCCGCTGGGTCGAGAATGCCATCCCGGCGCTGCACTACGGCAAGCTCACGGTACGCTTCGAGCACGACAGCATCATGCCGCAGACGGCGCTGCAGGAACTGATCGTGCAGCACGGCATCACGCCCGCCAACCCGAGCTATGCGCTGAAGGACGACAGCGACACCTTCGAGTACGTGATGGTCATCCGCACCCGCAAGCGTGACAACTACCGGCGCCTGGCCGAATCGCTGACCAACCTGACACAGGTGCGGGAGTTCTCCATCGAGACGACCGGCGACTGA
- a CDS encoding molybdopterin-synthase adenylyltransferase MoeB — protein sequence MDDEQLLRYSRQILLPEFGIEAQERLLDARVLIVGAGGLGSPVALYLAAAGVGTLAIADDDVVEISNLQRQILHRHADLGRPKVDSAVARIRELNPDTRVIPVATRLAGEVLREQVEAVDLVVDGCDNFATRFAVNAACVAARRPLVSGSAIRMEGQVAVFRADRPDSPCYRCLYRDGTETEQTCAENGVLAPIVGIVGSLQALEVIKVITGIGATLCGRLLVIDGKNLDIRTLRLRRDPACPVCGNRPVT from the coding sequence ATGGACGATGAACAGCTCCTTCGCTACAGCCGTCAGATCCTGTTACCCGAATTCGGTATCGAGGCCCAGGAGCGCCTGCTCGACGCGCGCGTACTGATCGTCGGTGCCGGCGGGCTGGGTTCACCGGTGGCGCTGTACCTCGCCGCGGCCGGCGTCGGCACGCTGGCGATCGCCGATGACGACGTGGTGGAGATCTCCAACCTGCAGCGTCAGATCCTGCACCGGCACGCCGACCTCGGTCGCCCCAAGGTGGACTCCGCGGTCGCCCGCATCCGCGAGCTCAATCCGGATACCCGCGTGATCCCCGTCGCCACCCGCCTCGCGGGCGAGGTGCTGCGTGAGCAGGTGGAGGCCGTCGATCTGGTGGTGGACGGGTGTGACAACTTCGCCACCCGCTTCGCGGTCAACGCGGCCTGCGTCGCGGCGCGCCGACCGTTGGTGTCCGGCTCGGCCATCCGCATGGAAGGTCAGGTCGCCGTGTTCCGCGCCGACCGGCCCGACAGCCCCTGTTACCGTTGTCTGTACCGCGACGGCACGGAAACCGAACAGACCTGCGCGGAGAACGGCGTACTGGCGCCCATCGTCGGCATCGTCGGCAGCCTGCAGGCACTGGAGGTGATCAAGGTGATCACCGGCATCGGCGCGACACTGTGCGGCCGTCTGCTGGTGATCGACGGCAAGAACCTGGACATCCGCACCCTGCGCCTGCGCCGCGACCCTGCCTGCCCGGTGTGCGGTAACCGCCCGGTGACCTGA
- the prmC gene encoding peptide chain release factor N(5)-glutamine methyltransferase has protein sequence MPPTIATALHTALTRLTHAGSAADDARLDAEALLAHVLGQARSHLRAWPERTLTAAQAAHYEDLVTRRAAGEPVAYLCGRREFWSLELEVTPATLIPRPETELLVELALARIPVAAALAVADLGTGTGAIALAIARERPRCRVTATDRASAALAVARRNAARLGITAVDFRHGAWYAPLPDPAAGRYDLILSNPPYVRAGDPHLAQGDLRFEPPDALTAGADGLDALRVLVAGAPAYLHSGGWLLVEHGYDQAEAVTALFRTAGFTDIETFHDLGGQPRVTLGRRP, from the coding sequence ATGCCGCCGACCATCGCCACCGCTCTGCACACCGCGCTCACCCGGCTCACCCATGCCGGCTCCGCTGCCGATGACGCGCGCCTGGACGCCGAGGCGCTGCTCGCCCACGTGCTGGGCCAGGCGCGCAGCCACCTGCGCGCCTGGCCGGAGCGCACCCTCACCGCCGCACAGGCCGCGCACTACGAAGACCTCGTTACGCGCCGCGCCGCCGGCGAACCCGTTGCCTACCTCTGCGGCCGGCGCGAGTTCTGGTCGCTGGAGCTGGAGGTGACGCCGGCGACACTGATCCCGCGGCCGGAGACCGAGCTGCTGGTGGAACTCGCACTGGCGCGGATCCCGGTGGCGGCGGCGCTGGCGGTCGCCGACCTCGGCACCGGCACGGGTGCCATCGCGCTTGCCATCGCCCGCGAGCGGCCACGCTGCCGGGTGACGGCGACGGACCGGGCGAGCGCGGCGCTCGCCGTGGCGCGCCGTAATGCGGCGCGGCTGGGCATCACCGCTGTCGATTTCCGGCACGGCGCCTGGTACGCGCCGCTGCCCGATCCAGCGGCTGGGCGTTACGATCTGATCCTGAGCAACCCGCCCTATGTCCGCGCCGGCGACCCGCACCTCGCGCAGGGCGACCTGCGTTTCGAACCGCCGGATGCGCTGACTGCCGGCGCGGATGGCCTGGACGCGCTGCGCGTCCTCGTCGCCGGCGCGCCCGCGTATCTGCACAGCGGCGGTTGGCTGCTGGTCGAACACGGCTACGATCAGGCCGAGGCGGTCACGGCCCTGTTCCGCACGGCCGGCTTCACGGACATCGAGACGTTCCACGATCTCGGTGGGCAGCCGCGCGTGACGCTGGGACGCCGCCCCTGA
- a CDS encoding carbohydrate porin, with product MRMSIALAGVVLATFIPSAPAAPAAADGVEPGTELDVLRQEIEALRSDYEQRIRALEQRLQAAEARSAPAVPVAAATADHPRGFNPDISLILDGKLTSFSRDPEAYRLEGFQLGGEAGPGEEGFSVAHSELILSANVDDLFFGQLTAAIASHDGATEVELEEAYVETPGLGHGLLLRAGRFYSGIGYLNQQHSHAWDFADAPLVYRALFGDQLNDDGVQLSWLAPTDLYVTLGAEWLRGGDFPAAGASHGGLGAGSVFAKLGGDVGVSHSWQLGLSHWRADVTDRSSGGHAHDDGAAAAVSFSGDSRISALDAVWKWAPAGNPTRTYLKLQGEYFLRDEDGVVRITHDPVEETWYSGEQRGWYAQAVYQFVPRWRVGLRYDHLSADNSGSDAEVLAEAGLDGSRHDPERYALMFDWSHSEFSRLRLQYNRDRSQPVTDDQWYLQYIMSLGAHGAHAY from the coding sequence ATGCGTATGTCTATCGCCCTTGCGGGCGTGGTCCTGGCCACGTTCATCCCATCCGCCCCGGCGGCGCCCGCTGCCGCAGACGGCGTCGAGCCGGGCACTGAACTCGATGTCCTGCGGCAGGAGATCGAGGCCCTGAGATCCGACTACGAACAGCGTATCCGTGCGCTGGAGCAGCGGCTGCAAGCGGCCGAGGCCCGGTCCGCACCCGCCGTGCCGGTCGCGGCAGCCACGGCGGACCACCCACGCGGCTTCAATCCCGACATCAGTCTGATCCTCGACGGCAAGCTCACGTCCTTCTCCCGGGACCCCGAGGCGTACCGGCTGGAGGGCTTCCAGCTGGGCGGTGAGGCCGGTCCGGGCGAGGAAGGCTTTTCGGTCGCGCATTCGGAGCTGATCCTGAGCGCCAACGTCGACGATCTGTTCTTCGGCCAGCTCACCGCCGCCATCGCCAGCCACGACGGCGCCACCGAGGTCGAGCTGGAGGAGGCCTACGTCGAGACGCCCGGCCTGGGTCATGGCCTGCTGCTGCGCGCCGGGCGTTTCTACTCCGGCATCGGTTATCTCAATCAGCAGCACAGCCACGCCTGGGATTTCGCCGACGCGCCGCTGGTGTATCGGGCGCTGTTCGGCGATCAGCTCAACGACGACGGCGTGCAGCTCAGCTGGCTGGCGCCGACCGACCTCTATGTCACGCTCGGCGCCGAATGGCTGCGCGGTGGTGATTTTCCCGCCGCCGGCGCCAGCCACGGTGGCCTCGGCGCGGGCAGCGTGTTCGCCAAACTCGGCGGCGACGTCGGCGTGAGTCACAGCTGGCAGCTCGGCCTGTCGCACTGGCGTGCCGACGTGACCGATCGCAGCAGTGGCGGACACGCCCACGACGACGGCGCCGCGGCGGCCGTGAGCTTCAGTGGCGACAGCCGGATCAGCGCCCTGGACGCCGTCTGGAAATGGGCACCGGCGGGCAATCCGACGCGCACCTACCTCAAGCTTCAGGGCGAGTATTTCCTGCGTGACGAGGACGGTGTGGTGCGCATCACCCACGATCCCGTGGAGGAGACGTGGTACTCCGGCGAGCAGCGTGGCTGGTATGCCCAGGCCGTCTATCAGTTCGTGCCGCGCTGGCGGGTGGGGCTGCGCTACGACCATCTGAGTGCGGACAACAGCGGCAGCGATGCCGAGGTGCTGGCCGAGGCCGGCCTCGACGGCAGCCGGCACGACCCCGAGCGCTACGCGCTGATGTTCGATTGGTCGCACAGCGAATTCAGCCGCCTGCGCTTGCAGTACAACCGTGATCGCTCGCAGCCGGTCACGGACGACCAATGGTATCTGCAGTACATCATGAGCCTCGGCGCACACGGTGCGCATGCGTATTAG
- a CDS encoding zinc ABC transporter substrate-binding protein: MKSHRHWLGIIALLVTSRAFALQVFACEPEWAALAQELGGERVAVFSATTALQDPHRIEARPSLIAKLRQADLLICTGADLEAGWLPMLLRKAANMRVQPGRPGHFLAAGQVTLKDVPARLDRADGDVHAAGNPHIQTDPRNIARVAAALAARLAEVDPAGAAVYAQRQAAFARDWDVALRRWEAQAAPLRGVPVVVQHKSWVYLLDWLGLVEVAALEPRPGVPPSSGHLAAVLATLRAQPARLVLHAAYQDARSSDWLVQQTGIVAVELPFTVGGSAGAQDLQGLFDDTLARLLGALQ; encoded by the coding sequence ATGAAATCACACAGGCATTGGCTGGGCATCATCGCGCTGCTGGTGACGTCCAGAGCCTTCGCACTCCAGGTGTTCGCCTGCGAGCCCGAATGGGCGGCGCTTGCGCAGGAACTCGGCGGTGAACGCGTGGCCGTGTTCAGCGCCACCACCGCGCTGCAGGATCCACACCGCATCGAGGCACGGCCCTCGTTGATCGCGAAGCTGCGGCAGGCCGACCTGCTGATCTGTACCGGCGCGGACCTGGAGGCCGGCTGGTTGCCGATGCTGCTGCGCAAGGCGGCGAACATGCGCGTGCAGCCGGGGCGGCCGGGGCACTTCCTGGCGGCCGGGCAGGTGACGCTCAAGGATGTGCCGGCACGGCTGGACCGCGCCGACGGCGACGTGCACGCGGCGGGCAATCCCCACATCCAGACCGATCCACGCAATATTGCGCGGGTCGCCGCGGCGCTCGCCGCGCGTCTGGCCGAGGTGGACCCCGCGGGCGCGGCCGTCTATGCGCAGCGGCAGGCCGCCTTCGCACGCGACTGGGACGTGGCGCTGCGGCGCTGGGAGGCGCAGGCCGCACCCCTGCGCGGGGTGCCGGTAGTGGTGCAGCACAAGAGCTGGGTCTACCTGTTGGACTGGCTGGGACTGGTCGAGGTCGCAGCACTCGAGCCGCGGCCCGGCGTGCCGCCATCGAGCGGCCATCTCGCCGCCGTGCTGGCGACGCTGCGCGCGCAGCCGGCGAGGCTGGTGCTGCACGCGGCCTATCAGGATGCACGTTCGTCGGACTGGCTGGTGCAGCAGACCGGGATCGTGGCGGTCGAACTGCCCTTCACGGTCGGTGGCAGCGCCGGCGCGCAGGATCTTCAGGGGCTGTTCGACGACACGCTCGCGCGGTTGCTGGGGGCACTGCAATGA
- a CDS encoding metal ABC transporter permease, producing the protein MSFAAPDIALLDITILGPALLAGLLVVATHVPLGQQVLRRGIIFIDLAIAQIAGIGVIAAHRLGWAEGGWGVQFAAVGAALAGALVLTWTDRRWPQLQEALIGASFVLAATAAILLLSHDPHGGEQLKDLLVGQILWVTLADLIPVLVLYTAVLTLWFTLGPRLGRLGFYTLFAVAVTASVQLVGVYLVFASLIIPALATRALPGRRQLAIGYVIGAAGYALGLIVSALYDLPSGAVIVWALAAVGVVGGVRREA; encoded by the coding sequence ATGAGTTTCGCCGCACCCGACATCGCGCTGCTCGACATCACCATCCTGGGCCCCGCGCTGCTGGCCGGGTTGCTGGTGGTCGCGACCCACGTGCCGCTCGGGCAGCAGGTGTTGCGGCGCGGCATCATCTTCATCGACCTCGCCATCGCCCAGATCGCCGGCATCGGTGTGATCGCGGCGCACCGCCTCGGCTGGGCGGAGGGCGGCTGGGGCGTACAGTTCGCGGCCGTGGGCGCCGCGCTGGCAGGCGCGCTCGTGCTCACCTGGACCGACCGCCGCTGGCCGCAGCTCCAGGAGGCGCTGATCGGTGCCTCCTTCGTGCTCGCGGCAACCGCCGCCATCCTGCTGCTGAGCCACGACCCGCATGGTGGCGAGCAGCTCAAAGACCTGCTGGTCGGCCAGATCCTGTGGGTGACGCTCGCTGATCTCATACCGGTGCTGGTGCTGTACACGGCCGTGCTGACGCTGTGGTTCACGCTGGGGCCGCGACTGGGGCGGCTTGGCTTCTACACGCTGTTCGCCGTGGCGGTGACCGCCTCGGTACAGCTGGTCGGTGTATATCTGGTGTTCGCCAGCCTGATCATCCCCGCGCTGGCTACACGCGCGCTGCCGGGCCGCCGCCAGCTGGCCATCGGCTACGTCATTGGCGCTGCGGGCTACGCACTGGGCCTGATCGTCTCGGCACTCTACGACCTCCCCAGCGGCGCGGTGATCGTGTGGGCACTGGCGGCGGTCGGCGTGGTGGGAGGCGTGAGGCGTGAGGCGTGA
- a CDS encoding lysine 2,3-aminomutase has protein sequence MQIRRDALYGEYTRNTRFQVYTERQLDQIAPLRRLSEEQRFVMRVVAQVLPFRVNQYVIDELIDWERVPDDPVFQLTFPQQGMLEPADFDRMADALRKGLDRAEIKQLAREIQARLNPHPAGQQELNVPMLDGEALPGMQHKYRETVLFFPSQGQVCHSYCTFCFRWAQFVGDKELRFASNEAETLHRYLARDRAISDLLITGGDPMVMKTQNLENYLEPLLQPRLDHVQTLRIGTKSMTFWPQRYVTDPDADALLRLFEKLVRRGKHVALMAHFNHWQELETPVVREALRRVRDTGVVIRTQAPLVRHINDDPDVWARMWRTQTGLGLVPYYMFVERDTGARHYFEVPLARAYEVYRDAIRQVSGLSRTARGPSMSAGPGKVEIQGITEIHGEKVFVLRFIQGRNPDWVQQPFFARYDPDATWLDQLQPAFGEEQFFFSGEYREMCQQALQAAL, from the coding sequence ATTCAGATCAGGCGCGATGCGCTGTATGGGGAGTACACCCGCAACACCCGTTTTCAAGTCTATACGGAGCGCCAGCTGGATCAGATCGCGCCCCTGCGGCGCCTGTCCGAGGAACAACGCTTCGTGATGCGCGTGGTCGCCCAGGTACTGCCGTTCCGGGTCAATCAATATGTCATCGACGAGCTGATCGACTGGGAGCGCGTCCCCGATGACCCCGTCTTTCAGCTGACCTTCCCGCAGCAGGGCATGCTGGAACCCGCCGATTTCGACCGCATGGCCGATGCCCTGCGCAAGGGCCTGGATCGGGCCGAAATCAAGCAACTCGCCCGCGAGATCCAGGCCCGGCTCAATCCGCATCCCGCCGGCCAGCAGGAACTGAATGTGCCCATGCTCGACGGCGAGGCGCTGCCGGGCATGCAGCACAAATACCGGGAGACGGTGCTGTTCTTCCCCAGCCAGGGCCAGGTGTGCCATTCCTATTGCACGTTCTGCTTCCGCTGGGCGCAGTTCGTCGGCGACAAGGAACTGCGCTTTGCCAGCAACGAGGCGGAGACCCTGCACCGCTATCTGGCCCGTGATCGCGCCATCAGCGACCTGCTCATCACCGGCGGCGACCCCATGGTGATGAAGACGCAGAACCTCGAGAATTACCTCGAGCCGCTGCTGCAGCCGCGGCTCGACCACGTGCAGACGCTGCGCATCGGCACCAAGTCCATGACCTTCTGGCCACAGCGTTATGTGACCGATCCGGACGCCGATGCGCTGCTGCGCCTGTTCGAGAAACTGGTGCGGCGCGGCAAGCATGTCGCGCTGATGGCGCACTTCAACCACTGGCAGGAACTGGAGACCCCGGTGGTGCGGGAGGCGCTGCGCCGCGTGCGTGACACCGGCGTGGTGATCCGTACCCAGGCCCCGCTGGTTCGGCATATCAATGACGACCCGGACGTGTGGGCGCGCATGTGGCGTACTCAGACCGGCCTGGGTCTGGTGCCCTACTACATGTTCGTCGAGCGCGACACCGGTGCGCGCCACTACTTCGAGGTGCCGCTGGCGCGCGCCTACGAGGTCTATCGCGACGCCATCCGGCAGGTATCCGGGCTGAGCCGCACCGCCCGTGGCCCGTCCATGAGCGCCGGACCCGGCAAAGTGGAGATCCAGGGCATCACCGAGATCCATGGCGAGAAGGTCTTCGTGCTGCGCTTCATTCAAGGGCGCAATCCGGACTGGGTGCAGCAGCCGTTCTTCGCCCGCTACGACCCCGACGCCACCTGGCTGGATCAGCTGCAGCCGGCCTTTGGCGAGGAGCAGTTCTTCTTCTCCGGGGAATACCGTGAGATGTGCCAGCAGGCACTCCAGGCCGCCCTGTAG
- a CDS encoding SIMPL domain-containing protein (The SIMPL domain is named for its presence in mouse protein SIMPL (signalling molecule that associates with mouse pelle-like kinase). Bacterial member BP26, from Brucella, was shown to assemble into a channel-like structure, while YggE from E. coli has been associated with resistance to oxidative stress.): MTTSSTPGAFILGAFLCAGLIGLGYLGSSGFLEGKALERTVTVKGLAEREVPTDIAIWPIRFSEADNDLVSLYARIERDNTLVTDFLLEHGFTAEEISVSAPAITDRQAQSYGDGGGVLFRYVATSAITVYTTKTDQVRATQTRLVDLGKQGVVISGDDYQARTQFLFTGLNDIKPDMIEEATRNAREVAGKFAADSASLLGRIKTASQGQFSIDDRDSNTPYIKKVRVVSTVEYYLTD, translated from the coding sequence ATGACGACATCCAGCACACCCGGCGCCTTTATCCTCGGTGCCTTCCTCTGTGCCGGCCTGATCGGGCTGGGCTATCTCGGCAGCAGCGGCTTTCTGGAGGGCAAGGCGCTGGAGCGGACAGTGACGGTAAAGGGACTGGCGGAGCGTGAGGTGCCGACGGACATCGCCATCTGGCCGATCCGCTTCAGCGAGGCGGACAACGATCTGGTCAGTCTCTATGCGCGCATCGAGCGGGACAATACCCTGGTGACGGACTTTCTCCTCGAGCACGGTTTCACCGCGGAGGAGATCTCGGTGTCGGCACCCGCCATCACCGATCGCCAGGCGCAGAGCTATGGCGACGGCGGTGGTGTCCTGTTCCGCTACGTGGCGACGTCGGCCATTACCGTCTACACGACTAAGACCGACCAGGTCCGCGCGACCCAGACCCGGCTGGTCGACCTCGGCAAGCAGGGCGTGGTGATCAGCGGGGATGACTATCAGGCGCGCACCCAGTTCCTGTTCACCGGTCTCAACGACATCAAGCCGGACATGATCGAGGAGGCGACCCGCAATGCGCGCGAGGTCGCGGGCAAATTTGCCGCCGATTCGGCCAGCCTGCTCGGCCGGATCAAGACCGCCAGCCAGGGGCAGTTTTCCATCGACGACCGTGACAGCAACACGCCCTACATCAAGAAGGTCCGGGTGGTATCGACGGTGGAATACTATCTGACCGACTGA
- the prfA gene encoding peptide chain release factor 1 — protein MKDSIRIKLETLSDRFEEVGVLLSTPEIINNQNRFRALSIEYAELEPVVQCFARYRQTLDDSAAAEQLLKDPDADMRAMAQDELAAARARGEALERELQMLLLPSDPFDNSNIFLEIRAGTGGDEAAIFAGDLFRMYTRYAELRRWQVEVLSESPGEHGGYKEIIARILGQGAYSRLKFESGAHRVQRVPATESQGRIHTSAATVAILPEVEEVDAVDINPADLKVDTYRASGAGGQHVNKTDSAIRITHLPSGIVVECQDERSQHKNRARALSLLAARLLTAERDKQAAEQTETRRRLVGSGDRSERIRTYNIPQGRLTDHRINLTLYKLDSILQGHLDEVIEPLINEYQADQLAALQA, from the coding sequence GTGAAAGATTCCATCCGCATCAAGCTCGAGACCCTGAGCGACCGCTTCGAAGAAGTGGGCGTACTGCTGTCGACGCCGGAGATCATCAACAACCAGAACCGGTTCCGCGCACTGTCGATCGAGTACGCCGAGCTGGAGCCGGTGGTGCAGTGCTTCGCGCGCTATCGCCAGACGCTGGACGACAGTGCCGCCGCCGAGCAGCTGCTGAAGGACCCGGACGCCGACATGCGCGCCATGGCCCAGGACGAGCTGGCCGCCGCGCGTGCCCGCGGCGAGGCGCTGGAACGGGAACTGCAGATGCTGCTGCTGCCCAGCGATCCCTTCGACAACAGCAATATCTTTCTGGAGATCCGCGCCGGCACCGGCGGCGATGAGGCGGCGATCTTCGCCGGTGATCTGTTCCGCATGTATACGCGCTATGCAGAGCTGCGCCGCTGGCAGGTCGAGGTGCTGAGCGAAAGTCCCGGCGAGCACGGCGGCTACAAGGAGATCATCGCGCGCATCCTCGGCCAGGGCGCGTACTCGCGCCTCAAGTTCGAGTCCGGTGCACACCGCGTACAGCGCGTCCCTGCCACCGAATCGCAGGGCCGCATCCACACCTCGGCCGCCACCGTCGCCATCCTGCCCGAGGTCGAGGAGGTGGATGCCGTGGACATCAACCCGGCCGACCTGAAGGTGGACACCTACCGCGCCTCCGGTGCCGGCGGCCAGCACGTCAACAAGACCGATTCGGCCATCCGCATCACTCACCTGCCGAGCGGCATCGTGGTCGAGTGTCAGGACGAGCGTTCGCAGCACAAGAACCGTGCCCGCGCCCTGTCGCTGCTGGCCGCCCGACTGCTCACGGCCGAACGCGACAAACAGGCGGCCGAGCAGACCGAGACCCGTCGCCGGCTGGTCGGCAGCGGTGACCGCTCGGAGCGCATCCGCACCTACAATATCCCGCAGGGCCGACTCACCGACCACCGCATCAATCTGACGCTGTACAAACTTGACAGCATCTTGCAAGGTCATCTCGACGAGGTCATCGAGCCGCTGATCAATGAATACCAGGCCGATCAGCTGGCTGCGCTGCAGGCGTGA